From a region of the Limnochordia bacterium genome:
- a CDS encoding extracellular solute-binding protein, producing MFNRRWSCCLIICLVLAMSMVGEAAKVKIRHAHDVYHQQDWTNWLLAAKQKFEAQNPDIEVEILVQGRNEQLEKLILLYGTDEGPDVIETFPSQHYNLALAGMFADLDSYMDNDQMLSWDEFFPVSVDAATIIHGERAGERWMLPLSLWIIGAAFNDTHFDESGVLVPSQYNYTWTWDDFADIAKKMIKVDASGNVTRYGCTFSSWQTWVHNAGGFMYYPYTNPTEITMNTEPVRKALDFLQNVHGVEKTVGHFPYPENFTRQEASVFLHAGPSITPILRRSNVNWEWSYGPNPKLERAGSENLTIGVAMSSASTKQDAAWRWMKFLATEAASDHIMITGRPTAWQPGVEDYQAYFPQASAWEYVWIELLASPDSYNRPVVNSDIARVINDHVWAVIRGEEATEVGMAKAQEQATGILKAMNQ from the coding sequence ATGTTTAATAGACGTTGGAGTTGCTGTTTGATCATTTGCCTGGTTTTGGCTATGTCGATGGTGGGGGAAGCGGCAAAGGTGAAAATCCGTCACGCCCATGATGTCTATCACCAGCAGGACTGGACCAACTGGTTACTGGCAGCGAAACAGAAGTTTGAAGCGCAGAATCCGGATATTGAGGTAGAGATTCTGGTTCAAGGACGGAACGAACAGCTGGAGAAGTTGATTCTTCTCTACGGGACCGATGAAGGACCTGATGTAATCGAGACATTTCCCTCTCAGCACTACAATCTTGCCTTAGCGGGCATGTTTGCGGATCTAGATTCATACATGGATAACGATCAAATGCTATCTTGGGATGAGTTCTTCCCTGTCTCAGTGGATGCCGCCACTATTATCCATGGAGAGCGGGCTGGAGAGCGGTGGATGTTACCCCTATCTCTATGGATTATTGGTGCAGCTTTCAATGATACCCATTTTGATGAGAGTGGCGTGTTGGTTCCTTCCCAATATAATTACACTTGGACTTGGGACGATTTCGCTGATATTGCTAAGAAGATGATTAAAGTTGATGCCAGTGGTAATGTGACAAGATACGGTTGCACCTTTTCGTCCTGGCAGACGTGGGTGCACAATGCCGGGGGATTTATGTACTACCCGTACACAAACCCCACTGAGATTACGATGAACACTGAGCCGGTAAGGAAAGCACTTGATTTTCTACAAAACGTGCACGGTGTTGAGAAGACTGTCGGTCACTTTCCGTACCCGGAGAACTTTACCAGACAAGAAGCTTCGGTTTTCCTGCATGCGGGTCCTTCCATTACACCAATCCTGCGCAGGAGTAACGTTAACTGGGAATGGTCCTATGGACCAAATCCTAAGCTCGAACGAGCAGGTAGCGAGAACTTAACAATCGGTGTTGCCATGAGCTCAGCTTCCACAAAACAGGACGCAGCGTGGCGTTGGATGAAGTTTCTCGCCACGGAGGCAGCTAGTGATCATATCATGATTACCGGGCGTCCTACCGCCTGGCAACCGGGAGTCGAGGATTACCAAGCTTACTTCCCCCAGGCCTCTGCTTGGGAGTATGTGTGGATTGAGCTTTTGGCGAGCCCGGATAGTTATAACCGCCCCGTTGTTAATTCAGATATTGCTCGGGTGATTAACGATCACGTCTGGGCAGTGATCCGCGGGGAAGAAGCGACGGAAGTCGGAATGGCTAAAGCCCAGGAACAGGCCACTGGTATTCTAAAGGCGATGAATCAATAG